A stretch of the Asticcacaulis sp. ZE23SCel15 genome encodes the following:
- a CDS encoding cupin domain-containing protein, whose protein sequence is MRNHIILACLGVLATGTAHAGELPPMVVVDEAQIEKVEPNPHGKIGLSTSYRISDQAPKRTMEFRKRILHVGSAIGLHPINHDEVYYVLSGTGEVTSDGETKTLTAGMAAYLYTGANVGIKQMGTEPLTLIISYPLAERTK, encoded by the coding sequence ATGCGCAATCATATTATTTTGGCATGTCTGGGCGTGCTGGCAACGGGTACGGCTCACGCCGGCGAACTGCCGCCCATGGTGGTGGTCGATGAGGCGCAGATCGAAAAGGTCGAGCCCAATCCCCACGGCAAGATCGGTCTCAGCACCTCATACCGCATCAGTGATCAGGCGCCTAAGCGGACTATGGAGTTTCGTAAGCGCATCCTGCATGTCGGCTCGGCCATTGGCCTGCACCCGATCAATCACGATGAAGTTTATTATGTGCTGTCCGGCACCGGTGAGGTCACCTCTGATGGGGAGACGAAAACCCTGACCGCAGGCATGGCGGCCTATCTTTATACAGGCGCGAATGTTGGCATCAAGCAGATGGGCACAGAGCCGCTGACGCTGATTATTTCCTATCCGCTGGCCGAGCGGACGAAGTAG
- a CDS encoding biliverdin-producing heme oxygenase yields MNQIPTHDSRAKRLKAMTTGTHDRLDKSVMAGDPFASRGNYAKFLKVQYLFHRDIAALYQAAELDGLLPDLAGRRRFEVVAQDLADLGVSDIQGLEVSPARFVAGDAIDVPTALGWLYVAEGSSLGAAFLLKFAAKLGLNAEYGARHLAPADEGRGLHWRTFTAALDSIDLTSDEELRVVAGAEDAFVSVHDRVRRFLTDS; encoded by the coding sequence ATGAACCAAATCCCGACGCACGATAGCCGCGCGAAACGCCTGAAAGCGATGACGACCGGCACGCACGATCGGCTGGATAAGTCAGTCATGGCCGGTGATCCGTTTGCCAGCCGGGGTAACTATGCGAAATTCCTGAAGGTTCAGTATCTGTTTCACCGTGATATTGCCGCCCTTTATCAGGCGGCGGAACTGGATGGCCTGTTGCCGGATCTGGCCGGACGGCGGCGGTTTGAGGTGGTGGCGCAGGATCTGGCGGATCTTGGGGTGTCGGATATCCAAGGTCTTGAGGTCAGCCCCGCACGATTTGTGGCCGGAGATGCTATTGATGTGCCAACGGCCTTGGGGTGGTTGTATGTCGCCGAAGGCTCCAGTCTGGGGGCGGCTTTTCTGCTTAAGTTTGCGGCGAAGCTGGGTCTGAATGCTGAATATGGCGCGCGCCATCTGGCCCCGGCGGATGAAGGCCGGGGGCTGCACTGGCGCACCTTTACCGCAGCACTCGACAGCATCGACCTGACATCGGATGAGGAGCTGCGCGTCGTGGCGGGGGCGGAAGACGCTTTTGTAAGTGTGCACGACCGGGTGCGGCGATTTCTGACGGATTCATAA
- a CDS encoding FAD-binding oxidoreductase — protein MLTKSKDLRTGNPLWLSQPVPRIPTLKLTKDQRTDIVIIGAGITGAMAAESLSAAGFKVILLDRRGPLKGATSASTALLQYEIDTPLTVLSGQIGRDKAMRAWRRSKLALESLHARITSLGLKCDVKPVCSLFLAGSVLDADGLKAEAKHRNEIGLYTDYLTRDMLKNDHDIRRIAALKAYDNLSVNPVKLAGGFLLKAIDHGAQVFAPVTAERVETYREGADVITAEGPVIRARYVIYASGYEMPKDIRTRRHSLNSTYAIATRPQPDKLWPQKCLIWEASDPYLYMRCTADGRVICGGEDEEFEDEDKRDSMLTEKVARLETKLKDMFPQLDTKADFAWCGSFGASTTGLPTIGAVPGKANVFAIMAYGGNGITFSRLGAELLTTTLTGGQDPEADLFGF, from the coding sequence ATGCTTACAAAATCCAAAGACCTTCGCACCGGCAATCCGTTATGGCTGTCCCAGCCTGTACCGCGCATTCCGACCTTAAAACTCACCAAAGATCAGCGCACTGATATCGTCATTATCGGGGCGGGCATAACTGGCGCTATGGCCGCTGAATCCTTAAGTGCGGCGGGTTTCAAGGTCATTCTGCTTGACCGGCGCGGGCCGCTGAAAGGGGCGACATCGGCCTCCACCGCGCTGTTGCAGTATGAGATCGATACGCCCCTGACCGTGCTGTCGGGCCAGATCGGGCGCGATAAGGCCATGCGGGCCTGGCGGCGATCTAAGCTGGCGCTGGAGAGCCTTCATGCGCGCATAACCTCACTGGGGCTGAAATGCGATGTGAAGCCGGTCTGCTCGCTGTTTCTGGCGGGCAGTGTGCTTGATGCCGATGGTCTTAAAGCGGAGGCCAAACACCGAAATGAAATCGGGCTTTATACCGATTATCTCACCCGCGACATGCTGAAGAACGATCACGATATCCGCCGTATCGCCGCCCTTAAGGCCTATGATAATCTGTCGGTCAATCCGGTCAAGCTGGCCGGTGGGTTCCTGCTTAAGGCGATAGACCACGGCGCGCAGGTCTTTGCGCCGGTGACCGCCGAGAGGGTGGAGACCTACCGCGAAGGGGCCGATGTGATCACCGCTGAAGGGCCGGTGATCCGCGCCCGCTATGTCATCTATGCCAGCGGCTATGAAATGCCCAAGGATATCCGCACCCGCCGCCATAGCCTGAATTCGACCTATGCCATCGCGACCCGACCGCAGCCGGATAAGCTGTGGCCGCAGAAATGCCTGATCTGGGAAGCGTCCGATCCTTATCTCTATATGCGCTGCACGGCCGATGGCCGGGTCATCTGCGGCGGTGAGGACGAAGAATTTGAGGACGAGGACAAACGCGATTCTATGCTCACCGAAAAGGTCGCGCGGTTGGAGACTAAGCTCAAGGACATGTTTCCGCAGCTTGATACTAAGGCTGATTTTGCCTGGTGCGGCTCATTCGGGGCTTCGACCACAGGCTTACCGACCATCGGTGCAGTACCTGGCAAGGCCAATGTCTTTGCCATCATGGCCTACGGCGGAAATGGTATAACTTTCAGCCGTTTAGGCGCGGAACTTTTGACGACAACCCTGACTGGCGGGCAGGACCCGGAAGCCGATCTTTTTGGGTTTTGA